In Nitrososphaerota archaeon, one genomic interval encodes:
- a CDS encoding TRAM domain-containing protein, translated as MSPGNSGGFGIRPSKPAPVETGKEYDVTITETSRRGDGIAKIEGFVIFVPGTKAGQKARIKVTDVAPRFAQAEVVGEGTKEE; from the coding sequence TTGAGTCCAGGAAACAGTGGCGGTTTTGGCATCAGGCCTTCAAAGCCTGCGCCAGTTGAGACCGGTAAGGAATATGACGTCACTATAACAGAGACAAGCCGACGTGGAGACGGTATTGCGAAGATCGAGGGTTTCGTAATCTTCGTGCCAGGAACAAAAGCAGGTCAGAAAGCGCGAATCAAGGTCACAGACGTCGCACCTAGATTTGCCCAAGCAGAAGTAGTCGGGGAAGGAACGAAGGAAGAGTAG